A window of the Candidatus Neomarinimicrobiota bacterium genome harbors these coding sequences:
- a CDS encoding Gfo/Idh/MocA family oxidoreductase yields the protein MDKHKYIAIIGAGQLGSRHLQGLTKSKKSMKIFVIDPDKHALESAKTRYQESINPQTTSTVYYHKHIKLLPKNLDLAIMATTANVRKNVTDLLLKHADIKNLILEKVVFQDSRDFSIMNKRFDETNTKTWVNCSRRAYPFFKEIKGILHKSKTVFIKVKGENWGLASNSIHFIDLLSYLTDAKNFNVDISGLQPQLVPSKREGFIEIKGSLKIITERGDSLEAVDQVYAADNSLSISIKTENEKFLINENEGTLWHESKTKTRKSNTKEIRVPFQSEMTGKIIDQIIDTGQCDLTPYNECQIYHIPMLEAFNSHLSKITGEEFQACPIT from the coding sequence GTGGATAAACATAAGTATATAGCAATTATTGGAGCTGGACAGTTAGGCAGCAGGCATTTACAAGGTTTAACTAAATCTAAAAAGTCTATGAAAATTTTTGTAATAGATCCTGATAAACATGCACTTGAGTCAGCAAAAACTCGATATCAAGAATCAATAAATCCACAAACGACGAGCACTGTCTATTATCATAAACATATAAAACTACTACCCAAGAATCTTGATTTGGCAATTATGGCGACAACTGCAAACGTACGTAAGAATGTAACTGATTTACTACTTAAACATGCAGATATAAAAAACCTAATCTTGGAAAAAGTGGTTTTTCAGGATAGTCGGGATTTTTCTATAATGAATAAGCGGTTTGATGAAACGAACACCAAAACTTGGGTGAACTGTTCGAGGCGTGCCTATCCTTTTTTTAAAGAGATAAAAGGTATATTACATAAATCAAAAACTGTTTTTATTAAAGTAAAGGGAGAGAATTGGGGGTTAGCATCTAATTCAATACACTTTATTGACCTTTTATCTTATTTGACGGATGCGAAAAATTTTAATGTTGATATTTCAGGACTGCAACCTCAGCTAGTACCGTCAAAACGAGAAGGGTTTATCGAAATTAAAGGAAGTCTAAAAATAATAACAGAAAGAGGGGATTCACTAGAGGCTGTCGACCAGGTATACGCTGCAGATAATTCACTTTCAATTAGTATCAAGACTGAAAATGAGAAGTTTCTTATAAATGAAAATGAAGGTACGTTATGGCATGAAAGTAAGACGAAGACAAGGAAGTCGAATACTAAAGAAATTAGAGTACCTTTTCAGAGTGAAATGACTGGTAAAATTATTGATCAGATTATAGATACCGGACAATGCGATTTAACACCCTATAATGAGTGTCAAATTTATCATATACCAATGTTGGAGGCTTTTAATAGCCACCTATCAAAAATTACGGGAGAAGAATTTCAAGCATGTCCGATAACATGA
- a CDS encoding FAD-dependent oxidoreductase: MLAKKYPSRIVSITKQLEEIFTVEFESLRWRYRYYPGQFLHLAIDETYDGVGQWPESRCFSMQSNPDEENIRITYAVKGKFTTQMEETMEEGDKVWLKLPYGDLFTQDHNKEKTVFLAGGTGITPFLSLFTHESFREYKNPKIYLGFRSKKHHIYQDELTNAKNQSKMVEVYFENHDGLIDIDRVFKKNGVSSDYFISGPPDMISGFKKALIERGVSEGSVLTDEWE, encoded by the coding sequence ATGTTAGCAAAGAAATATCCCTCACGGATTGTTTCGATAACAAAACAGCTGGAAGAAATTTTTACCGTGGAATTCGAATCACTTCGGTGGAGATATAGATACTACCCTGGACAATTTTTGCATTTAGCCATTGATGAAACATATGATGGGGTGGGACAATGGCCCGAATCAAGGTGCTTTTCCATGCAGAGCAATCCTGATGAGGAGAATATAAGAATTACATATGCCGTGAAAGGTAAATTCACTACTCAAATGGAAGAAACAATGGAGGAAGGGGATAAGGTCTGGTTGAAGCTTCCATATGGCGATTTATTTACCCAAGATCATAATAAGGAAAAAACAGTCTTTTTGGCGGGGGGTACAGGGATTACTCCCTTTCTTTCGCTTTTCACACATGAGTCTTTTCGTGAATATAAAAACCCGAAAATTTACTTGGGTTTTCGTTCGAAGAAACACCACATCTATCAGGACGAGTTGACAAATGCGAAGAATCAGTCAAAGATGGTAGAAGTGTATTTTGAAAATCATGATGGACTTATTGACATTGATCGAGTTTTCAAAAAAAATGGTGTAAGTAGCGATTATTTTATCTCCGGGCCCCCGGACATGATTTCTGGCTTTAAAAAAGCGTTAATTGAAAGAGGAGTATCAGAAGGAAGTGTCCTGACGGACGAATGGGAATAA
- a CDS encoding SDR family oxidoreductase — MNLSGKIVIVTGGTGLLGKAMVSHISSAGAQVINFDVKKGDGKESETIICDVTSENHVQKKINGVLENYGSIHGLVNNAYPRTDDWGTDFEELSFDSWKKNVDWQLNSYAMVNQKVLPIMRNAGGGSIVNIASIYGIVGNDMTIYDGTEINPSAAYSAIKGGIVNLTRFLASKYGPYNVRINCVSPGGIFNNQPKKFVEAYEKRVPMTRMGKPEDIAPAVTFLLSDEAKYITGHNLVVDGGWTII, encoded by the coding sequence ATGAATTTATCCGGAAAGATAGTTATCGTAACAGGTGGGACTGGCTTATTGGGGAAGGCTATGGTAAGTCATATTTCCTCCGCCGGCGCTCAGGTTATAAATTTTGATGTAAAAAAAGGTGATGGAAAAGAATCTGAAACAATCATTTGTGACGTGACTAGCGAAAACCACGTTCAAAAAAAAATAAATGGAGTATTAGAAAATTATGGTAGCATTCATGGTTTAGTGAATAATGCTTATCCACGTACTGATGATTGGGGTACTGACTTTGAGGAATTATCTTTTGATTCGTGGAAGAAAAATGTGGATTGGCAATTAAATAGTTACGCTATGGTTAATCAAAAAGTACTCCCCATAATGAGGAATGCCGGTGGAGGATCCATTGTAAATATCGCATCAATTTATGGTATAGTAGGCAATGATATGACTATCTATGATGGAACTGAGATCAATCCATCTGCAGCTTATTCCGCAATCAAAGGTGGTATTGTAAATCTAACTAGATTTCTTGCCTCCAAGTATGGACCATATAATGTGAGAATAAATTGTGTATCTCCAGGGGGGATTTTTAACAATCAACCGAAAAAATTCGTGGAAGCATACGAAAAGAGAGTTCCAATGACACGGATGGGGAAACCGGAGGATATAGCCCCCGCAGTTACGTTTTTATTATCCGATGAGGCTAAATATATAACAGGACATAATTTGGTAGTTGATGGTGGTTGGACAATAATCTAA
- the rfbF gene encoding glucose-1-phosphate cytidylyltransferase, whose protein sequence is MKTIILAGGWGTRLGQLTDVVPKPMVKIGGKPVLWHIMKIYSHYGFNEFIFALGVKSEVIKDYFYNYETLNNDFTIDMNSKNIEFHNNHDETNWKVTLVDTGLNTLKGGRVKRVEKFLNDDINMLTYGDGVSDVNIDELLQYHKSHGKTITITGVHPPARFGELIESDGEVQVFQEKPQTSTGLINGGFMVFNSKLLNYLTPDEDCDLEHGPMEELAAEGEVMVYKHKGNWECMDHERDVAHLNKLWKQGNAFWKVW, encoded by the coding sequence ATGAAGACAATCATACTTGCAGGGGGTTGGGGGACTCGTCTTGGGCAGTTAACAGATGTGGTTCCAAAACCAATGGTAAAAATCGGTGGAAAGCCGGTACTATGGCATATTATGAAAATTTATTCTCATTATGGGTTTAATGAATTTATATTTGCATTGGGAGTTAAATCAGAGGTTATCAAAGATTATTTTTATAACTATGAAACATTAAATAATGATTTTACTATCGACATGAATAGTAAAAATATTGAGTTTCATAACAATCATGACGAAACAAATTGGAAGGTAACTCTTGTTGATACAGGTTTAAATACCTTAAAAGGGGGAAGGGTTAAAAGAGTTGAGAAATTTTTAAATGATGACATAAATATGCTAACATACGGTGATGGAGTATCAGACGTCAATATTGATGAACTTCTCCAATACCATAAATCGCATGGGAAAACAATCACGATCACAGGGGTGCATCCACCAGCGAGGTTTGGTGAATTGATAGAATCAGATGGTGAGGTACAGGTTTTCCAGGAAAAGCCGCAAACTTCTACCGGATTGATTAATGGGGGTTTTATGGTTTTTAATTCAAAATTATTAAACTATCTCACTCCCGATGAGGATTGCGACCTGGAACATGGTCCAATGGAAGAATTGGCTGCCGAAGGTGAAGTTATGGTCTATAAGCATAAAGGAAATTGGGAGTGTATGGATCATGAGAGAGATGTAGCCCATTTAAATAAACTTTGGAAGCAAGGGAACGCTTTTTGGAAAGTATGGTAA
- a CDS encoding Gfo/Idh/MocA family oxidoreductase, producing MSDNMNKSLWLIGVGHMAVEYVKVLDALSVPFTAIGRGEESAAAFEKKCGRTVRTGGLNKWLNNSEVQNPESAIVAVGMEQLAPVTINLLKNGVKKILVEKPGGLNIEEINKVAEESKKRDADVFVAYNRRFYASVQKAQEIIQDDGGVTSFHFEFTEWSHKISELKKAPGVKENWFIGNSSHVVDLAFFLGSHPKEIISFTAGGLKWHPVASIFSGAGIAENGALFSYQANWEAPGRWGIEIMTQKYRLIFRPLEKLQIQEIGSINTDFVEIDDNLDKNFKPGLYNETKNFLNKSKDQLCTIHNQEANIKYYKKMLGQ from the coding sequence ATGTCCGATAACATGAATAAGAGTCTATGGCTCATTGGGGTGGGGCATATGGCCGTTGAGTATGTGAAGGTCTTGGATGCCCTTAGCGTGCCATTTACTGCAATAGGTCGTGGAGAGGAATCCGCTGCTGCATTTGAAAAGAAATGTGGTAGGACTGTTAGAACGGGTGGGCTTAACAAATGGTTGAATAATTCTGAAGTTCAAAACCCAGAGTCAGCTATCGTTGCAGTAGGTATGGAACAATTAGCACCTGTTACTATCAATTTGTTAAAAAACGGTGTAAAAAAGATTCTCGTTGAAAAACCGGGAGGCTTAAATATAGAAGAAATTAACAAAGTTGCTGAAGAATCTAAAAAACGTGATGCGGATGTTTTCGTAGCATACAATCGACGGTTTTATGCGTCAGTTCAAAAAGCCCAAGAAATTATTCAAGATGATGGTGGAGTCACGTCTTTCCATTTTGAATTTACTGAGTGGTCACATAAAATTAGCGAATTAAAAAAAGCGCCAGGTGTAAAAGAAAATTGGTTTATTGGTAATTCATCACACGTGGTTGACTTGGCATTTTTTCTTGGTAGCCACCCTAAAGAGATTATAAGTTTTACAGCCGGCGGATTGAAGTGGCATCCTGTTGCCTCCATTTTTTCGGGTGCTGGCATTGCAGAGAACGGTGCTCTTTTTTCTTATCAGGCTAATTGGGAAGCCCCCGGCCGGTGGGGGATAGAAATTATGACTCAGAAATATAGATTAATATTCCGGCCATTAGAAAAATTACAGATCCAAGAAATTGGAAGTATAAATACAGATTTTGTTGAAATTGATGATAATTTAGACAAGAATTTCAAACCAGGGTTATACAATGAGACAAAAAACTTTTTAAATAAATCAAAAGACCAATTGTGTACTATACACAACCAGGAAGCAAATATCAAATATTATAAAAAAATGCTTGGACAGTAA
- a CDS encoding nucleotidyltransferase family protein, which produces MNKDEIQKLTIRKDTTLQHSLKKLDEGGEKILYVLDENEKFYGTLTDGDIRRWILNTGGLSGTAGEICNENPISVETGYNIESIKSILLEKKIESVPIVENGKIIDILVWEKVFEGDYTEEQNTQGMLTKLDIPVVIMAGGKGTRLDPFTRILPKPLIPIGEKPIIEIIIDRFRKWDINKFYLSVNHKSRVIKAFFEELNPSYSIEYLEEEEPLGTAGSLKFLEGRIQGPFIVSNCDIIIDEDYAEVLQYHQEEDNDITLVASVKNYNIPYGVCDIENGGILKQIREKPEYNFLVNTGLYIINSEALKYIPKDTFFHTTDLIAELQKQGKSIGVYPVSEKSWIDVGEWEEYQSTIAQFKNL; this is translated from the coding sequence ATGAATAAGGACGAAATTCAAAAATTAACAATACGAAAAGATACCACACTTCAACATTCATTGAAAAAACTTGATGAAGGTGGCGAGAAAATTCTTTATGTATTGGATGAAAATGAAAAATTTTATGGAACTCTCACCGATGGCGACATCAGACGGTGGATTTTAAACACCGGTGGACTTTCAGGCACTGCGGGCGAGATATGTAATGAGAATCCAATCTCAGTTGAGACTGGTTATAACATTGAATCAATAAAATCGATATTACTCGAGAAAAAGATTGAATCAGTCCCCATCGTAGAAAACGGTAAAATAATAGACATTCTTGTATGGGAAAAGGTATTTGAAGGAGACTATACAGAAGAACAAAATACCCAGGGAATGTTAACAAAGTTGGATATCCCCGTTGTAATAATGGCAGGCGGAAAAGGCACCCGCCTAGACCCGTTTACCCGTATTTTGCCCAAACCGTTAATACCAATCGGCGAAAAACCCATTATTGAAATTATAATAGATCGGTTTCGGAAATGGGATATTAACAAGTTTTATCTATCTGTAAACCATAAATCACGGGTCATCAAAGCTTTTTTTGAGGAATTGAATCCATCGTATTCTATTGAATACCTTGAAGAAGAAGAACCGCTGGGTACGGCAGGGAGCTTAAAATTCCTTGAGGGACGTATTCAAGGCCCATTCATTGTCTCCAATTGTGACATAATCATTGATGAGGATTATGCTGAAGTACTTCAATATCACCAAGAGGAGGATAATGATATTACACTTGTTGCCTCAGTGAAAAATTATAATATTCCGTATGGCGTGTGTGATATTGAAAATGGAGGTATTTTGAAACAGATCCGCGAAAAACCCGAGTACAATTTTCTGGTGAATACAGGGTTATATATTATTAACAGTGAAGCTCTTAAATACATTCCAAAAGACACATTTTTTCACACGACTGATTTAATCGCTGAATTACAGAAACAAGGGAAAAGTATTGGTGTATACCCGGTTAGCGAAAAATCCTGGATTGATGTTGGAGAGTGGGAGGAATATCAAAGTACTATTGCACAGTTTAAAAATTTATGA
- a CDS encoding acylneuraminate cytidylyltransferase family protein: protein MINSKRILAVIPARKGSKGLPGKNKKNLLGKPLVLYPIETAKNSKYVDEIFLTTDDIEIQEIGLSEDISCPEMRPPKFSSDTASSFSVIKYVINYYKKNNKDFQYIVLLEPTSPLTEHTDIDNALEILDNSRDVADSIVGVARVESQHPKFIVGLTSNNIIKPYLSGFSSLRRQEIERLFYYDGSFYISDTKVLLNEKSFYHERCIGFEMPKSKSFEVDDMIDFLCVESILKNNEKIK from the coding sequence ATGATAAATAGTAAACGCATTTTGGCGGTTATTCCTGCTCGAAAAGGATCTAAAGGACTACCGGGTAAAAACAAAAAAAATCTTTTGGGTAAACCTTTAGTCTTGTATCCGATCGAAACGGCTAAAAACTCGAAATATGTTGATGAAATTTTTTTAACCACCGATGACATAGAAATACAAGAAATTGGGTTAAGTGAAGATATAAGTTGTCCGGAGATGAGGCCACCTAAATTTTCCTCAGACACAGCGTCCTCTTTCTCTGTGATTAAGTATGTAATAAATTATTACAAGAAGAATAACAAAGATTTTCAGTACATTGTATTATTAGAACCAACATCCCCGTTGACAGAACACACAGATATTGATAATGCTTTGGAAATATTGGATAACAGTAGAGATGTTGCTGATTCTATAGTGGGAGTGGCTCGGGTTGAATCTCAACACCCCAAATTTATTGTAGGACTTACTTCAAATAATATTATTAAACCCTATCTCTCAGGATTCAGTTCACTAAGACGCCAGGAAATTGAAAGATTGTTTTATTATGATGGGAGCTTTTATATTTCTGATACTAAAGTCCTGCTAAATGAAAAGTCCTTTTATCATGAAAGGTGCATAGGATTTGAAATGCCAAAATCGAAGTCATTTGAAGTCGATGATATGATTGATTTTTTATGTGTTGAATCCATTCTGAAGAATAATGAGAAAATAAAATGA
- the rfbG gene encoding CDP-glucose 4,6-dehydratase yields MVKFLEIASFFKDKKVLITGHTGFKGSWLSLVLNQFDAKINGYALEPPTIPSLFEEAGLDDIVESKIGDVRNLEELTEFIHNVDPEFVIHMAAQPLVRDSYEMPVETYETNVIGTVNLLEACRKLPSLKVIINVTTDKCYENQEWHWGYREYEPMGGYDPYSNSKGCSELVTSAYRRSFYNPIDYEEHGVAVATARAGNVIGGGDWASDRLIPDFIRAISEQQKFKIRNPHAIRPWQHVMEPVMAYLVLARMLYLEGPHYSGAWNFGPNDDDVKNVEWIAKTICNLWGEGASYKVNTNTQPHEANYLKLDCSKAKAELNWNPKWDINMALSSIVEWNKARLAGKNVRQITERQINRYLT; encoded by the coding sequence ATGGTAAAATTTTTAGAAATCGCGAGTTTCTTTAAAGATAAAAAGGTACTAATTACAGGGCATACGGGTTTCAAGGGATCCTGGCTTTCTCTTGTATTAAATCAATTCGATGCTAAAATAAATGGGTACGCTCTTGAGCCACCTACAATCCCCAGTTTATTTGAAGAAGCCGGACTTGACGATATTGTAGAATCAAAAATTGGAGACGTACGGAACTTAGAAGAATTAACAGAATTCATTCATAACGTTGATCCAGAATTTGTAATCCACATGGCGGCACAGCCGCTTGTAAGAGATTCATACGAAATGCCGGTTGAGACTTATGAGACCAATGTGATTGGAACGGTCAACTTGCTGGAAGCGTGTAGAAAACTCCCGTCATTAAAGGTAATTATAAACGTAACTACGGATAAGTGTTACGAGAATCAAGAATGGCATTGGGGATACCGCGAATATGAGCCAATGGGAGGATACGATCCGTACTCAAATAGTAAGGGGTGTTCGGAGTTAGTGACATCGGCGTATCGTCGATCATTTTATAATCCAATAGACTACGAAGAGCACGGAGTTGCTGTGGCAACTGCACGTGCGGGAAACGTGATTGGTGGGGGAGACTGGGCGTCTGATCGATTGATCCCCGATTTTATTAGAGCTATTTCGGAACAACAAAAATTCAAAATACGTAATCCCCATGCGATCCGGCCCTGGCAACACGTGATGGAACCCGTTATGGCCTATCTAGTTCTAGCCAGAATGCTATATCTTGAAGGACCGCATTATAGTGGAGCATGGAATTTTGGACCTAATGATGATGATGTGAAAAACGTGGAATGGATAGCAAAAACTATCTGTAATCTCTGGGGAGAGGGAGCCTCCTACAAGGTTAATACTAATACCCAACCTCATGAAGCTAATTATTTGAAACTCGATTGTTCCAAGGCAAAGGCTGAGTTAAACTGGAACCCAAAGTGGGATATTAATATGGCTCTCAGCTCCATTGTAGAATGGAACAAAGCGCGACTGGCTGGTAAGAATGTTCGCCAAATAACTGAAAGACAAATTAATCGATACCTAACTTAA
- a CDS encoding aminotransferase class III-fold pyridoxal phosphate-dependent enzyme, whose amino-acid sequence MKTSGTGQNLWKNAKDIIPGGNQLLSKRSEMFLPGLWPSYYKKAAGCEVWDMDGNHFYDFAQMGVGSCILGYADGDVNSAVASAISNGSMSTLNCPEEVQLAEKLIELHPWAEMVRFSRTGGEACAIATRIARAASGKDKIAFCGYHGWHDWYLASNLADDSNLDGQLLPGLQPKGVPKGLKGSAIPFHYNSLDELQSIIDRNPGEIGVIYLEPQRGTPPEEGFLEGVRGIADNNNAVLIFDEVTSGFRMNPGGIHLKYNVNPDMAVFGKALGNGYPISTVIGKRDVMDAAQDTFISSTFWTERIGPTAALATIDKYISNSVHEKLIEYGERINSGWQDIAENNALNISVSGISPLTHIHFDCYDPPAAQTYYTQEMLKKGYLVGAAVYTTYAYSTDIINQFLEASSDVFTELAKLIQEEKIEEKLMFEKKHSGFARLA is encoded by the coding sequence ATGAAAACTTCAGGAACCGGACAAAACCTTTGGAAAAATGCAAAAGATATAATCCCGGGAGGGAATCAACTTCTCTCAAAGAGAAGTGAAATGTTTTTACCAGGACTATGGCCTAGCTATTATAAGAAAGCAGCGGGATGCGAAGTTTGGGATATGGACGGCAATCATTTCTATGACTTTGCTCAAATGGGGGTCGGTTCATGCATATTGGGTTATGCGGATGGTGACGTTAATTCTGCAGTTGCGAGTGCTATTTCTAATGGCTCTATGAGTACTTTAAATTGCCCCGAAGAAGTCCAACTTGCTGAGAAATTGATAGAACTCCATCCCTGGGCTGAGATGGTACGTTTTTCCAGGACAGGGGGTGAGGCATGTGCCATTGCTACCAGAATTGCTCGTGCAGCGTCCGGCAAAGATAAAATAGCTTTTTGTGGTTATCATGGGTGGCACGACTGGTATCTTGCATCCAATCTGGCAGATGACTCAAATTTAGACGGACAACTATTACCCGGACTCCAACCGAAAGGTGTGCCGAAAGGATTAAAAGGGAGTGCGATCCCATTTCATTATAACTCATTAGACGAATTACAATCCATCATTGATAGGAACCCCGGCGAAATTGGCGTCATATATCTGGAGCCTCAGCGAGGAACTCCACCCGAAGAAGGATTTCTTGAGGGAGTTAGAGGGATAGCGGATAATAATAACGCGGTTTTAATATTTGATGAGGTAACATCCGGTTTTCGCATGAACCCGGGAGGTATTCACTTAAAATATAATGTGAATCCCGATATGGCAGTGTTTGGAAAAGCGCTTGGTAATGGATATCCGATCTCTACAGTGATTGGAAAGCGAGATGTTATGGATGCCGCTCAGGATACCTTTATCAGTTCAACATTTTGGACTGAAAGAATTGGCCCGACGGCTGCTCTGGCGACTATAGACAAGTATATTTCAAATTCAGTTCATGAGAAATTGATTGAATATGGAGAAAGGATTAATAGTGGCTGGCAGGATATTGCAGAAAATAATGCTCTTAACATTAGCGTCTCAGGGATCTCTCCACTGACTCACATACATTTCGATTGTTATGATCCTCCAGCAGCCCAAACTTATTATACTCAAGAGATGTTAAAAAAAGGGTATCTGGTGGGAGCGGCAGTGTATACTACTTATGCCTATAGTACAGATATAATTAATCAGTTTTTAGAAGCCTCATCTGATGTTTTCACGGAGCTAGCCAAATTAATTCAAGAAGAAAAAATCGAAGAAAAATTAATGTTTGAAAAAAAACATTCCGGGTTTGCACGGCTGGCCTAA
- the rfbH gene encoding lipopolysaccharide biosynthesis protein RfbH, protein MEKEKTLRQEIIDKTIEYYQEKFGSKEFFPGKSKVNYAGRVFNEEELVNAVNASLDFWLTEGRYSEEFTFEIADYLGVDNVLLTNSGSSANLLAFSALTSEKLGEKRLKPGDEVISVAAGFPATVTPIIQYGLVPVFVDVDIPSYNIDVEMMRKAITPKTKCIFLAHTLGNPFDVEAVMEIAEEHDLWVMEDNCDAFGSEYNGQKTGTFGHISTISFYPAHHITTGEGGAVCTNDPQLALLVRAFRDWGRDCYCAPGENNTCGKRFSQQFGDLPYGFDHKYVYSEVGYNLKITDIQAAIGAAQIKKLPDFCEKRKENFKKWKAIFSKFPEYFILPEATDNSDPAWFAFIVTLTKDAPFTRDELTGYLNQERIETRNLFAGNMTKQPALVDKEWRMAEHLENTDYIMRNTFFLGTYPGLTYEMFYYAEKVITSFIAEKTN, encoded by the coding sequence ATGGAAAAAGAGAAGACACTACGGCAAGAGATCATTGATAAAACAATTGAATACTACCAAGAGAAATTCGGGAGTAAAGAGTTTTTCCCCGGAAAGTCAAAAGTGAATTATGCCGGTCGGGTATTTAATGAAGAGGAACTGGTTAATGCCGTCAATGCTTCCCTCGATTTTTGGTTGACGGAAGGACGTTACTCCGAAGAGTTTACATTTGAAATTGCTGATTACCTGGGAGTTGATAATGTATTGCTAACAAATTCAGGTTCGTCAGCAAATTTATTGGCGTTCTCTGCATTGACCTCCGAAAAATTAGGGGAAAAGCGACTCAAGCCAGGCGACGAAGTGATTTCCGTTGCAGCAGGATTTCCTGCCACCGTCACACCAATTATTCAATACGGGTTAGTTCCGGTTTTTGTGGATGTAGATATACCAAGCTATAATATTGATGTGGAGATGATGCGTAAGGCTATTACTCCAAAAACGAAATGTATTTTCCTCGCCCACACCCTCGGTAACCCGTTTGATGTCGAAGCAGTGATGGAAATTGCAGAAGAACATGATTTATGGGTTATGGAGGATAACTGTGACGCTTTTGGCAGCGAGTATAATGGGCAGAAAACAGGTACTTTCGGACATATATCCACTATTTCATTTTATCCGGCACATCATATTACCACCGGAGAGGGTGGCGCTGTATGCACTAATGATCCCCAATTAGCCCTGCTAGTTCGTGCGTTTCGTGATTGGGGCAGAGATTGTTATTGTGCTCCTGGTGAAAATAACACCTGCGGAAAGCGATTCTCTCAACAGTTTGGTGATTTACCCTATGGATTCGACCACAAATATGTGTACTCTGAAGTGGGGTACAATCTAAAAATCACAGATATTCAGGCGGCAATCGGTGCTGCACAAATCAAGAAACTGCCGGATTTTTGCGAAAAGCGAAAAGAAAACTTTAAAAAATGGAAGGCAATATTCTCGAAATTTCCAGAATACTTTATATTGCCTGAGGCAACAGATAATTCTGATCCAGCTTGGTTCGCATTTATTGTGACTTTAACCAAGGACGCTCCATTCACGCGAGATGAACTAACGGGATACTTAAACCAGGAACGAATCGAAACGAGAAATTTATTCGCTGGAAATATGACCAAGCAGCCAGCTCTCGTAGATAAAGAATGGCGAATGGCTGAACATCTTGAGAATACGGATTATATTATGCGTAATACCTTTTTTCTGGGCACATATCCCGGATTGACATATGAGATGTTCTATTATGCGGAAAAAGTCATCACTTCGTTTATTGCGGAAAAAACGAATTAA